Proteins encoded together in one Musa acuminata AAA Group cultivar baxijiao chromosome BXJ3-6, Cavendish_Baxijiao_AAA, whole genome shotgun sequence window:
- the LOC103974410 gene encoding protein trichome birefringence-like 26, producing MANGWEVDAEEEPRISHGERLFNLLLILLGSALLIAFSCHLLFPYVTPDSFSSEKEECDLFSGKWIQDASGPAYSNTSCSFISYPQDCLTNGRPDTGYLYWRWKPYDCNLSLMDARKFLNIMRNKSLAFIGDSICRNQMESLLCLLSKVEEALLVYHDENFQSKTWYLPSHNVTLGLIWAPFLIKSTEDSSKNDIQLYLDVLDDTWTSQYQKYNYIVLSGGQWFLKETIFWENNTVVGCHYCTGKSLRELGMDYSYRRALRLVFHFMNMSEHKPLIVLRTWTPSHFEHGQGNSEGVCNRRKPYREREYTADPADAIMRTVEVEEFQEGLKNGLRLVLLDTYHLALLRPDGHPGPYREFHPDISKKLQNDCLHWCLPGPIDTWNELLMTILMSEEELKSTLCTNWMIVPL from the exons ATGGCCAATGGGTGGGAGGTGGACGCCGAAGAAGAGCCTCGTATCTCCCACGGTGAAAGGTTGTTCAACTTGCTCCTCATTCTCTTGGGGTCTGCGTTGCTCATAGCTTTCTCCTGTCACCTTCTCTTCCCCTACGTGACCCCTGACAGCTTCTCTTCTGAGAAAG AAGAATGCGATCTTTTTTCTGGCAAATGGATTCAGGATGCTTCAGGTCCAGCTTACAGTAACACAAGCTGCAGTTTCATATCTTATCCTCAAGACTGTTTGACAAATGGTCGGCCTGATACTGGCTACCTTTACTGGAGATGGAAACCATATGATTGTAATTTATCTTTGATGGACGCAAGGAAGTTCTTGAATATTATGAGAAACAAATCTTTAGCATTTATTGGTGATTCAATTTGCCGCAACCAGATGGAGTCATTGCTTTGCCTTCTCTCAAAG GTCGAAGAAGCTCTTCTGGTCTATCATGATGAAAATTTTCAATCCAAAACATGGTACCTCCCTTCGCACAACGTCACGCTAGGACTGATCTGGGCTCCTTTTCTGATCAAATCTACTGAAGATAGTTCCAAGAATGATATACAGCTTTATCTTGATGTCCTCGATGATACTTGGACTAGCCAATATCAAAAGTACAACTATATAGTGTTGTCCGGTGGACAGTGGTTCCTCAAAGAAACCATATTTTGGGAGAACAACACAGTTGTTGGCTGCCACTACTGCACAGGGAAGAGCCTGAGGGAACTTGGGATGGACTACTCTTATCGCAGAGCACTTCGGTTAGTCTTCCACTTCATGAACATGTCAGAACACAAGCCCCTCATAGTTTTGAGAACCTGGACTCCGAGCCACTTTGAGCATGGGCAAGGGAACAGTGAGGGGGTGTGCAACAGAAGAAAACCGTACAGAGAGCGTGAGTATACTGCTGATCCAGCGGATGCAATAATGAGAACTGTGGAGGTAGAGGAGTTCCAGGAAGGATTGAAGAACGGCCTGCGGCTTGTGCTCCTTGATACTTACCATCTTGCGCTGCTGAGACCCGACGGCCATCCAGGACCATACAGAGAGTTCCACCCTGACATCAGCAAGAAGCTCCAGAATGACTGTCTTCACTGGTGCTTGCCTGGGCCAATTGATACCTGGAATGAATTGCTCATGACGATTCTGATGAGTGAGGAAGAACTGAAGTCTACTCTCTGTACAAATTGGATGATTGTACCACTTTGA